Proteins co-encoded in one Nicotiana sylvestris chromosome 7, ASM39365v2, whole genome shotgun sequence genomic window:
- the LOC104237118 gene encoding pentatricopeptide repeat-containing protein At4g21705, mitochondrial-like: MLGSLNQCSVAPQAPKPINSMNYATFNRSISYNLLRRAFPIRAYCTVHSSKGNNLFSRISPVRRADLIIPVLDQWVVEGRKVTSLELQRIVRDLRSRKRFSQALQVSEWMSVSGLCPFKSGDCAVHLDLIGVVHGWEAAECYFNNLTDEQKNDKTYGALFNCYIREGLVEKSLAHFQKMKELGYAYCTLVYNNLMCLYRSTGQLERVSDVLSAMKENGVTPNNFSYRICINCCGERADFSGMEKLLEEMESQPFISVDWITYSMMANVYIKAEFKEKALAFLKKLEDKLHKDPIGYNHLISHYANLGNKEEMLRLWGVQKIVCKKQINRDYITMLGSLVKLGDLETAEAMLKEWESSNHTYDFRVPNVLLIGYCQNGLVDKAEIMLQDIIKKGKTPIPNSWAIIAAGYLNTHKMEKAFECLKEAIAVRAQNPGWRPKPHLVSTISKWLGDQHDTREQEAFLSSLKTVVTVNKDVHDTLGNTEASGIGEKNEIEEIVKL, from the exons ATGTTGGGGAGCTTAAACCAGTGTTCAGTAGCACCACAGGCCCCCAAGCCAATAAACTCAATGAACTACGCAACCTTTAATCGATCAATTTCTTACAATCTTCTGCGTAGGGCTTTCCCAATCCGCGCATACTGTACTGTCCATTCCTCAAAGGGTAATAATTTGTTTTCCAGAATTAGCCCTGTTAGGCGCGCGGATCTCATTATTCCAGTTCTGGATCAATGGGTGGTCGAGGGCAGAAAAGTCACAAGCCTCGAGCTTCAGCGCATTGTTCGTGATCTCCGTAGCCGTAAACGTTTTTCTCAAGCCCTACAG GTTTCCGAGTGGATGAGTGTGAGTGGTCTCTGCCCTTTCAAGTCGGGAGATTGTGCTGTGCATTTGGATCTTATTGGTGTTGTCCATGGTTGGGAAGCGGCAGAGTGCTACTTTAATAACCTCACAGATGAACAGAAGAATGATAAGACTTATGGTGCACTCTTCAACTGTTATATTAGAGAAGGCCTAGTTGAGAAATCCCTAGCCCATTTTCAGAAAATGAAGGAACTTGGTTATGCTTACTGCACTCTTGTTTACAACAATCTCATGTGCCTTTACAGAAGTACAGGCCAACTCGAGCGAGTCTCTGATGTGCTGTCGGCGATGAAGGAGAATGGTGTCACCCCTAATAACTTCAGCTATCGGATCTGCATCAATTGCTGTGGAGAAAGAGCTGATTTTAGTGGTATGGAGAAGCTTCTTGAAGAAATGGAAAGCCAGCCTTTCATATCAGTGGACTGGATCACCTATTCCATGATGGCTAATGTTTATATAAAAGCTGAGTTCAAGGAGAAGGCTCTTGCTTTCTTGAAAAAGTtagaagataagctacataaagaTCCAATAGGTTACAATCATTTGATTTCCCACTATGCGAATCTAGGCAATAAGGAAGAGATGTTGAGATTGTGGGGTGTACAAAAGATTGTGTGTAAAAAGCAAATTAACAGGGACTACATCACCATGCTAGGTTCCTTGGTTAAGCTTGGTGATCTAGAGACAGCTGAGGCCATGCTAAAGGAGTGGGAGTCTTCTAACCACACTTATGATTTTAGAGTGCCAAATGTCCTACTAATTGGATATTGCCAGAATGGCTTAGTTGATAAAGCCGAAATAATGCTGCAAGACATTATCAAGAAAGGTAAGACACCAATCCCGAATAGTTGGGCTATCATTGCTGCAGGGTACTTGAATACGCATAAGATGGAAAAGGCCTTTGAATGCCTGAAAGAAGCAATAGCAGTACGAGCACAAAATCCAGGATGGAGACCAAAACCCCATCTGGTATCAACCATAAGCAAATGGCTCGGTGACCAACATGACACTAGAGAACAAGAGGCTTTCCTTAGCTCGTTAAAGACGGTAGTTACTGTAAATAAAGATGTGCATGATACCCTTGGAAACACAGAAGCCAGTGGAATAGGAGAAAAGAATGAAATTGAAGAAATTGTTAAGCTATGA